One region of Quercus lobata isolate SW786 chromosome 2, ValleyOak3.0 Primary Assembly, whole genome shotgun sequence genomic DNA includes:
- the LOC115959413 gene encoding uncharacterized protein LOC115959413 produces the protein MHRVLVDNDISVDILYYPAFQQMRIDREQLIPTNDLLVGFGGTRVFLLGTVTLSVMLGNYPQQITKNVTFLMVDYSSAYNTILERPTLNSWKAVTSTYHLMIKFSTDYGVGELCRNQVAACECYVAMMEMDNHLQAMNIEEHQTMIEPIERLKEILLDDPKPS, from the coding sequence ATGCACCGGGTGTTGGTCGACAATGATATCTCGGTGGACATCCTATACTACCCagcgttccagcagatgaggattgacagAGAGCAATTAATTCCAACGAATGATCTGCTTGTTGGTTTCGGAGGAACAAGGGTATTCCTCCTAGGCACGGTCACATTGTCAGTAATGTTAGGCAACTACCCTCAGCAGATCACCAAGAACGTAACATTCCTCATGGTCGACTACTCGTCCGCTTACAATACCATCCTCGAACGACCCACTCTCAATTCATGGAAGGCTGTAACCTCAACCTACCACTTAATGATCAAATTTTCTACCGACTACGGAGTAGGAGAGTTATGCAGAAATCAGGTGGCTGCATGTGAATGCTACgtagccatgatggaaatggacaACCACCTCCAAGCTATGAACATAGAAGAACACCAGACGATGATAGAGCCCATTGAGAGGCTTAAGGAGATACTTCTTGACGACCCCAAGCCTAGCTAA
- the LOC115974506 gene encoding thaumatin-like protein 1b, translating to MAQLTTLLMSLLTLFLSTKGVISTTFTILNKCDYTVWPGIQSNAGIASLTTTGFALQKDESKTITAPASWGGRFWGRTHCSQDSTGKFSCVTADCSSGKVECAGNNALPPATLAEFTLDGYGGLDFFDVSLVDGYNLPMLVVPQGGKGQNCSTIGCVSDLNESCPSELKVTSTADGGESVACKSACAALDQDQYCCRGAYGTPNTCKPSTYSQIFKTACPHAYSYAYDDKTSTFTCGASPDYTITFCPAPNTSQKASQEQSTQTPTTTTSSPTINGTMIYEGAELDQSGCTHVFGSKAIAVFVSITVAIWRFSQFF from the exons ATGGCTCAATTAACAACATTATTGATGTCCTTGTTAACACTTTTTCTATCAACAAAAG GAGTGATTTCAACGACTTTTACCATATTAAACAAGTGCGATTACACAGTATGGCCAGGCATTCAATCCAACGCAGGAATAGCTTCACTTACAACCACAGGCTTCGCTCTGCAGAAGGATGAGTCCAAAACAATCACTGCACCAGCCTCATGGGGCGGTCGATTCTGGGGCCGAACCCATTGTTCCCAAGACTCCACAGGCAAATTCTCCTGCGTCACAGCTGATTGCAGCTCCGGCAAAGTTGAGTGTGCAGGAAACAACGCTCTGCCGCCGGCAACTCTAGCCGAGTTCACGCTCGATGGTTATGGCGGTCTAGATTTCTTCGATGTTAGCTTGGTCGATGGGTACAACCTCCCTATGCTTGTGGTGCCTCAGGGTGGGAAAGGTCAGAATTGTTCAACCATTGGATGCGTGAGCGACCTTAACGAGTCTTGCCCTTCGGAGCTTAAGGTTACGAGCACCGCCGACGGAGGTGAGAGCGTAGCGTGTAAAAGCGCGTGCGCCGCATTAGACCAAGATCAGTACTGTTGTAGAGGCGCGTATGGCACACCCAACACTTGTAAGCCTTCAACGTACTCTCAGATCTTTAAGACCGCCTGCCCACACGCGTACAGTTATGCTTACGACGACAAGACCAGTACCTTCACTTGTGGCGCCTCGCCGGATTACACCATCACCTTTTGCCCCGCCCCTAACACTAG CCAAAAAGCTTCACAAGAGCAAAGCACGCAAACTCCCACTACAACGACAAGCTCACCAACCATCAACGGCACAATGATCTACGAAGGTGCAGAGTTAGATCAAAGTGGATGTACCCACGTGTTCGGATCCAAAGCCATTGCGGTTTTTGTCAGCATCACAGTGGCAATATGGCGGTTTTCGCAattcttctaa